The Lipingzhangella halophila genome segment GCCCTCCTGATATTGCCGATCTTGAGGATTTCGTTCCTTCAAGGCGGGCAGAGGAACGAGATCCTCAAGATCTGCGCCCAGACCCCCACAATCCGGATATACCGGGCGCGTGGGTGCTCACGCACGCCACCCCCCGCACACCGCACCGGTGGGCGCCGCCCCTACCGCAGCCGCTCCATTTCCTTCTTGTCTTTCTTGCGCTTCTTGTCCTTCTTGTGCTTCTTGCTCTTCTTCGTGCCCCCGGGCTCGCCGGTCTTCTCGGGCTTCTCCGGCTTCTCCGGCTTCGCCTTCTTGTCCTGCTTGGCTTTCTTCGGCTTCTTGGCGTCCTTGGACGTCACATGGGGCTCCAGGTCCTCCGGCACCGGGGCGATTCCGGGACCGCCCTCGAACACCCAGTCGTCGAGGTCCGCAAGCCGCGCGTCCTCGGTCATGTCGCCGAACCACACGGGCCGGCCGCCCCGGGCGCGTCCCTGCGAGGACGGGTGTACCACGATGACGTTCGCCTGGAAGCAGATGTCCAGGCAGTCGCTGAGCTGTACCGGGATGTCCCGGCCGGCGTGGTCGTGCATGGTGCTGAGCCTGCGGAGCTGGCCCTCGTGGTCGACGCCGGGGCGCTTCTTCTCGGTGCCGCAGCAGCAGCCGCGGCACACGACGAGTCTGCACGGTGTCGGTGCTGGGGTCACTCCTGGACCTCCGTGGGTCGTCCCGGCGCTTGCGTCCGGGAGGGGGCTGGCTCCGGTGGCGCGGATACCTACCGGGTAGCGGACCTCTGGGGTCCGCGTGTGTCCGGGCATGCGACGCCATCCCAGGTCGCCCGCAGACACGAACACCCTCCAGCGTAGGTGAGGCTCACCTAATAAGTCACGAGCGGGGGTGGTCCGCATGGGAATCCGCCCGGCCGGCCCGCTCCCGCGCGGTACCGCGCGTCAGGGACCGGCTTTCCTCCCGCCACCGCGGGCGGGACGGTTCAGATCCCCAGAACGGCCTGGGCGATGGCGAAGTAGATGAGCAGCCCGGTGGCATCGACCAGGGTGGTGACCATCGGGGCGGAGACCACGGCGGGGTCGACGCCG includes the following:
- a CDS encoding (2Fe-2S) ferredoxin domain-containing protein, yielding MTPAPTPCRLVVCRGCCCGTEKKRPGVDHEGQLRRLSTMHDHAGRDIPVQLSDCLDICFQANVIVVHPSSQGRARGGRPVWFGDMTEDARLADLDDWVFEGGPGIAPVPEDLEPHVTSKDAKKPKKAKQDKKAKPEKPEKPEKTGEPGGTKKSKKHKKDKKRKKDKKEMERLR